A region from the Tigriopus californicus strain San Diego chromosome 9, Tcal_SD_v2.1, whole genome shotgun sequence genome encodes:
- the LOC131886652 gene encoding ras-like protein family member 12, protein MIDTIKISIFGDCGTGKSALSVRLLTRRFIATYVPNSPTHTINRFVQVVPNAPPLQISVRDVSSHESESKMSRHLLWSNAAIVLISRDDPHSLVYAKNLLSIKKAVCPKAPIILVANKEDLQPCDKVVSLESCMNLAVEYECNFVEISVSQGLVGTTYVLQSLMRQFQSQGGITKSLKLGQNGRKVWNKVLAAAIKSLCLPXLLN, encoded by the exons ATGATTGATACCATCAAAATCTCCATCTTTGGCGATTGTGGCACGGGCAAATCAG CTCTGTCAGTCCGACTTCTCACTCGGCGCTTCATTGCCACTTATGTTCCCAATTCCCCCACCCATACCATCAACAGATTCGTCCAAGTGGTGCCAAATGCCCCACCCCTCCAAATATCCGTTCGAGATGTGTCTTCACACGAGTCTGAAAGCAAAATGTCTCGTCATCTCTTGTGGAGTAATGCCGCCATCGTCTTGATTTCCCGGGATGATCCCCATAGTTTAGTGTACGCTAAGAACCTTCTGAGCATCAAGAAGGCCGTTTGTCCCAAGGCACCTATTATTCTCGTGGCCAACAAAGAAGATTTGCAACCATGTGACAAAGTGGTTTCCTTGGAGAGTTGCATGAACTTGGCGGTTGAATATGAGTGCAACTTTGTCGAGATATCAGTGAGCCAAGGCTTAGTTGGAACAACTTATGTCCTTCAGTCGTTGATGCGTCAGTTCCAAAGCCAAGGTGGAATCACGAAGAGcctcaaacttggacaaaatggGAGGAAAGTTTGGAACAAAGTCCTGGCAGCCGCCATCAAAAGTCTGTGCTTGCCAGNTTTGCTAAACTaa
- the LOC131886000 gene encoding terminal uridylyltransferase 7-like — MTGPSGSGSVKPRGAGKAPRRRGGVDELRDPELYHALMEECSKEEAMIRHGQVYGPSPLVTRFLALNDVRPLKKRSAKFPKAQFYCRLCDYHCDTLTICISHIKDTRHSRLAQMQEIETTLFHIPKPSKHHLDYLEGLLLNLERELGLSAVDLKHRAAVADQISAALAHINPQVSARLYGSSLSGFGLKNSVLNLDLVFPDTMKPAQALILTFEGLSGQPDVFQNVTKNFTCKMPSIQFVMDGFTCELSCNNHMAVQTSMLMRDYWSLDPRVRTLATAVRHWAQICQIDRQAEGTLPAHAFSILLVFFLQQETKPVLPCIHDFLEARDVDAYTSPEDELRAWKTRNSKTVAELLIEFFEFFALGFKMSEIVVSIRFIGGISKEDKQWRGKKLSIEDPFSIKRNLARSVNSLSILDFISECFNIAYLYFGTVQTSNGPVILKILVPDASPERKASPTGDNQANEVDEASSILPGILNQLQIAANEPKAGGNLERGDPSSALTVDALERKLLKGAAISGSGPQDEASDHSDSEGEMDSPDTLESFLSVYGRELTPKQAKVVTELVPKNMISFQFDWNILTRGQAPALVCNVCGNEGHLQNNCPEEQIPDPVELPPLPKQYVMEMDGLCKQVMHVYEPILPELRAREVIINDLSKYIQHTFPNAILTVFGSSCNGFAFTGSDLDISLTFRDHKTVEDLDTVSIMQTLFAKVSVMKGLRNVNAITTAKVPIIKFEHARSRLAGDISLYNVLAQENTAMLRCYSTIDSRVKILGYMVKLFARTCDIGDASRGSLSSYAYILMLLHYLQQVEPPVIPVLQELDGGATAHTNMVDGCNAWYFKDMMRLKQVWPGLGQNQTSVYYLWLGFLQYYAHDFNDKELVVCTRQKAPLTKFEKMWNSGCIAIEDPFDHSHNLGAGLSRKMNLYIKRAFGKGRLRFGLIPGSAPNLEPNQLRARPLEYFFNQACLTNGPLPNDRGCRMCGVIGHLVRDCPKKLLYEERRRKRKDNQRQQTNQAPHHERDSKTQRKPPTAHEPAVHTKQSPSPPTQAQPSEPVSAHPNQGPNLLNLLGITPTQSNDLPPKPSQPRSPSSPPGLPLVSGVLSVEQLERALHNSQPPPRPTLPPGYNEIRDPFEPPPFTGMPAPAGSPFPGHHMTRTIPPFGYPQQRFPGPVRGKMPPGFSPFPFLPPTPMIAPPGAYPHPPSPNEFVSFPRNMSEVHNRPGFSPTFGQVPPMRPFPAFPTYGGLSNPMMSQSRFQPPGHMSQNMFTQIQIPGSPRSTHANRGSPDFLGGLRQGSSELDHSPPTQRNLGPIMPPGSQGGLP; from the exons ATGACGGGCCCGTCCGGTTCCGGCTCGGTCAAGCCCCGGGGGGCGGGCAAAGCGCCACGCAGGCGAGGGGGCGTGGACGAACTGCGCGATCCCGAGCTGTACCACGCTCTCATGGAGGAGTGCTCCAAAGAGGAGGCGATGATCCGCCACGGGCAGGTGTACGGGCCCAGTCCGCTCGTGACGCGATTCTTGGCCCTAAACGATGTCCGGCCATTAAAAAAG CGCTCGGCCAAGTTTCCCAAGGCCCAGTTTTATTGCCGGTTATGCGATTATCATTGTGATACGTTGACCATCTGCATTTCGCACATCAAGGACACGCGGCACTCTCGATTAGCCCAGATGCAAGAGATCGAAACCACCTTGTTCCATATCCCCAAGCCCAGCAAGCACCATTTGGACTACTTGGAGGGCCTGCTCCTGAATTTGGAGCGCGAATTGGGCTTGTCGGCGGTTGACCTGAAGCATCGAGCCGCCGTGGCGGACCAGATTAGCGCCGCCTTGGCCCACATAAACCCCCAGGTGTCGGCCCGATTGTATGGCTCCAGTTTGTCTGGGTTCGGGCTCAAAAACTCCGTCCTCAACCTTGACCTCGTGTTCCCGGACACGATGAAACCCGCTCAAGCGCTGATTCTGACCTTCGAAGGCTTGAGTGGACAGCCTGACGTTTTTCA GAATGTGACCAAGAACTTCACTTGTAAGATGCCCTCGATTCAGTTCGTCATGGATGGATTCACTTGCGAGTTATCTTGCAACAACCACATGGCTGTCCAAACGTCGATGCTTATGCGGGACTACTGGAGCTTGGACCCGCGGGTTCGCACTTTGGCCACGGCTGTGCGCCATTGGGCGCAGATATGCCAGATTGACCGACAAGCCGAGGGAACGCTTCCCGCTCACGCCTTCTCCATCCTCTTGGTTTTCTTTCTACAACAAGAAACCAAGCCCGTACTCCCTTGCATCCATGACTTTTTGGAAGCCCGTGATGTTGACGCCTACACAA GCCCCGAGGACGAATTGCGAGCCTGGAAGACCCGAAACAGCAAGACGGTCGCCGAGCTCTTGATCGAATTTTTTGAATTCTTTGCCCTAGGATTCAAAATGTCCGAGATAGTGGTGTCCATTCGGTTCATCGGTGGGATCTCAAAAGAGGACAAGCAATGGCGTGGCAAGAAACTGTCCATTGAGGATCCTTTTAGTATCAAACGGAACTTGGCCCGCTCCGTGAATAGCTTGTCGATATTGGATTTCATCAGCGAATGCTTCAACATCGCTTACCTCTATTTTGGTACCGTCCAAACCTCGAACGGGCCGGTGATCCTGAAGATTCTGGTACCTGATGCCTCGCCTGAAAGAAAAGCTTCACCCACTGGAGACAACCAAGCGAATGAAGTTGACGAAGCATCATCGATCTTACCCGGTATTTTGAACCAACTGCAGATCGCCGCTAATGAACCCAAAGCAGGTGGGAACTTGGAGCGAGGTGATCCATCTTCTGCGCTCACCGTGGATGCCTTGGAACGGAAATTGCTCAAGGGAGCTGCCATCTCGGGCTCCGGGCCTCAGGACGAAGCATCGGATCATAGCGATTCCGAGGGCGAGATGGATTCTCCGGATACCCTCGAAAGCTTTCTCTCGGTCTATGGACGCGAACTCACACCCAAACAGGCCAAAGTGGTCACAGAATTGGTGCCGAAAAATATGATCagtttccaatttgattggaacatcttgaccaGGGGACAG GCGCCGGCCTTGGTGTGTAACGTGTGTGGCAACGAAGGTCATCTCCAGAACAATTGCCCCGAGGAACAGATCCCCGACCCCGTGGAGTTGCCGCCACTCCCAAAGCAATACGTGATGGAAATGGACGGCTTATGCAAACAAGTCATGCACGTGTACGAACCCATTCTACCTGAGTTGCGAGCTCGAGAGGTGATCATCAACGACTTGAGCAAGTACATCCAGCATACGTTTCCCAATGCCATCCTTACCGTGTTTGGATCCTCGTGCAATGGGTTCGCTTTCACTGGATCGGATTTGGACATTTCTCTAACGTTCAGGGACCACAAGACAGTAGAGGACTTGGATACGGTGTCCATCATGCAGACCTTATTCGCCAAGGTCTCGGTCATGAAAGGCTTGCGAAATGTTAACGCCATCACCACCGCCAAAGTGCCCATCATTAAGTTTGAACATGCTCGATCAAGGTTGGCGGGAGATATCTCGTTGTACAATGTCCTAGCGCAAGAGAACACGGCCATGTTGCGGTGTTATTCTACTATCGACAGCAGGGTCAAG ATCCTAGGCTACATGGTCAAACTGTTCGCCCGCACTTGTGATATCGGCGATGCTTCACGAGGGAGTCTCTCGTCCTATGCGTACATCCTCATGTTATTGCATTACCTTCAACAAGTGGAGCCTCCCGTTATTCCTGTGTTGCAG GAACTTGACGGGGGAGCAACAGCCCATACCAATATGGTTGACGGTTGTAATGCGTGGTATTTCAAAGACATGATGCGCTTAAAGCAAGTTTGGCCGGGATTGGGTCAAAATCAAACATCGGTGTACTACCTCTGGTTAGGATTCCTTCAGTATTACGCGCATGATTTCAACGACAAAGAGCTGGTGGTATGTACACGCCAGAAGGCCCCCTTGACGAAGTTCGAAAAAATGTGGAACTCGGGTTGCATTGCCATTGAGGATCCATTTGACCATTCGCACAACTTGGGAGCTGGTCTCTCCAGAAAGA tgaACTTGTATATCAAGAGAGCATTTGGCAAGGGAAGGCTGCGGTTTGGTCTTATACCTGGATCTGCGCCGAATTTGGAACCCAACCAATTGCGAGCCCGGCCTCTG GAGTATTTCTTTAATCAAGCATGTCTCACTAATGGACCGCTGCCCAACGATCGTGGGTGCCGCATGTGCGGGGTCATTGGACATTTGGTCCGTGATTGTCCGAAAAAGTTGCTCTATGAAGAGAGGAGACGCAAGCGGAAAGACAATCAGCGTCAACAGACCAACCAGGCTCCGCACCACGAGCGAGACTCAAAGACCCAGCGGAAACCGCCCACTGCACACGAACCGGCAGTCCACACCAAGCAgtctccctctcctccaacACAAGCACAACCCTCTGAACCGGTCTCGGCTCATCCTAATCAAG GTCCGAACCTTTTGAACTTGCTGGGAATTACCCCAACTCAAAGCAATGATTTGCCCCCTAAACCCTCGCAACCGCGCTCTCCGTCGTCGCCCCCGGGATTGCCTTTGGTTTCTGGTGTGCTCTCTGTGGAACAACTTGAGAGAGCACTGCACAATTCCCAGCCGCCTCCTCGTCCCACTTTGCCCCCGGGATACAACGAAATTCGGGATCCCTTCGAGCCCCCGCCTTTCACCGGAATGCCTGCTCCCGCAGGTTCTCCATTTCCTGGGCATCACATGACTCGCACCATCCCGCCTTTCGGATACCCGCAACAAAGATTTCCAGGCCCTGTTCGTGGCAAGATGCCCCCTGGATTTTCCCCATTCCCGTTTTTGCCCCCGACACCAATGATTGCTCCCCCTGGGGCCTATCCCCATCCACCCTCACCCAATGAGTTCGTGTCgttcccaaggaatatgtcCGAAGTACACAATCGACCCGGATTCAGTCCTACTTTCGGACAGGTTCCGCCTATGAGACCCTTTCCAGCATTTCCAACGTATGGAGGATTGAGTAACCCGATGATGTCCCAATCCCGTTTTCAACCGCCTGGACACATGTCTCAAAATATGTTCACTCAAATTCAG ATCCCGGGATCGCCGAGGTCGACACACGCCAATCGCGGATCACCGGATTTCCTCGGAGGTTTGCGACAAGGGAGCTCCGAATTGGATCATTCACCCCCTACCCAGCGGAACTTGGGACCCATTATGCCCCCCGGGTCTCAAGGTGGACTCCCTTAG
- the LOC131886676 gene encoding uncharacterized protein LOC131886676 → MHSLLSKRMIQFDIYKFNGKETVYLANGREINFLNAQAHNGIVHELKTGMDFIYGRNGTLLDELSAIPRFSQFVQYMKDHSMGPTLVDTKNKTTLLAVNNKLFNQMKETLSEPEFHSRMSLNHVFRNTWYTLGLFQTDFIEAMSGKIIMITKNNDGDVMFDEMYSLIASDFTCRNGVFHEVDGIL, encoded by the exons ATGCATTCACTTTTGAGCAAGCGCATGATCCAGTTTGACATCTATAAGTTCAATGGAAAG GAGACCGTCTATCTTGCCAATGGACGAGAGATCAATTTCTTAAACGCCCAAGCTCACAATGGCATCGTTCACGAGTTGAAGACAGGCATGGACTTCATCTACGGTCGAAATGGAACACTTCTTGATGAGTTGTCTGCTATTCCCAGATTCAGCCAGTTCGTCCAATACATGAAGGACCATTCCATGGGTCCTACGCTGGTCGACACCAAAAACAAGACCACCCTTCTTGCCGTGAACAACAA ATTGTTCAACCAGATGAAGGAAACCCTGAGTGAACCTGAATTTCACAGTAGAATGTCTTTGAACCACGTGTTCCGAAACACTTGGTACACCCTTGGTCTGTTTCAGACCGATTTCATTGAAGCTATGAGCGGAAAAATCATCATGATTACCAAGAACAACGACG GTGATGTGATGTTTGATGAGATGTATAGCCTGATTGCCTCCGATTTCACTTGCCGCAATGGTGTTTTCCACGAAGTCGATGGAATCCTAtaa
- the LOC131886675 gene encoding inositol oxygenase-like has product MRLLVEKAKNNPSLLDVSELVRPELNDGKNEDSFRNYENNANPMQAIIKKTYLAMHTNQTVDFVRKKHDKWLKFDHLEATVMEALELLNNLVDESDPDIDLPNIVHAFQTAEQIREVHPDQDWFHLTGLIHDLGKIMAFYDEPQWGVVGDTFPVGCHPQKSIVFRDWSFKDNPDLTNPLYNTENGIYEKNCGLNKITMSWGHDEYLYRVLLNHKTTLPQEGLWMIRFHSFYPWHTGGDYRNLSNELDDEMLKWVQEFNKFDLYTKSSKIPNIEKLKPYYQGLVDKYMPGVIKF; this is encoded by the exons ATGAGGCTTTTAGTGGAGAAG gCGAAAAACAACCCATCCTTACTGGATGTGTCGGAATTGGTTCGTCCAGAACTGAATGATGGGAAAAACGAGGACTCATTTAGGAATTATGAGAACAATGCCAATCCAATGCAAGCCATTATTAAGAAAACTTATTTGGCGATGCACACCAACCAAACGGTTGACTTTGTTCGAAAGAAG CATGACAAGTGGTTGAAATTCGACCATTTGGAGGCCACGGTTATGGAGGCCTTGGAGCTTTTGAATAACTTGGTGGATGAATCGGACCCGGATATTGACTTGCCCAATATCGTGCATGCCTTCCAAACCGCGGAGCAAATTCGGGAAGTTCATCCGGATCAAGATTGGTTTCATCTCACTGGTCTGATCCATGACCTAGGCAAG atcatggccttttatgATGAGCCTCAATGGGGAGTGGTGGGAGACACGTTCCCTGTGGGCTGCCATCCCCAAAAATCgattgtgtttagagattgGTCATTTAAAGATAACCCTGATCTCACAAacccactttacaa CACTGAAAATGGGATTTATGAGAAGAACTGCGGTTTGAACAAGATCACCATGTCGTGGGGACATGACGAATATCTGTACCGAGTTCTCCTAAACCACAAGACAACTTTGCCTCAAGAGGGTTTATGGATGATCAG GTTTCACTCGTTCTATCCATGGCACACTGGAGGTGATTATAGAAACCTTTCCAACGAATTGGACGACGAGATGCTAAAATGGGTTCAGGAGTTCAA CAAATTCGATTTGTACACGAAGAGTTCCAAAATTCCAAATATCGAGAAGTTGAAGCCTTATTACCAAGGTCTTGTGGACAAATATATGCCAGGAGTCATCAAGTTCTGA
- the LOC131886653 gene encoding transforming growth factor-beta-induced protein ig-h3-like — MMIRVCQVALALALVLSVHGYSSKGKPNLVQLAKQLGLSEFVERLEDSAIDHIINHEGFFTIFAPSNDAFKNEMTYPDEAPIKSKMLFHIGRGKIYAKDIKNEMTVKSLLSKRRIRLNTYSNGKVTANGRVISSTDHEARNGVIHIIDDVMSSVYDRAGSIVSELDDCCPQHSIVLGLIKDAKLYDKLNTRGPLTFLAPNNGAFNELHPDFIIHLKKNITALRTFIAGHVLPGTLYSPGLQDGMMVKTFRGNQVKVTIAGNGKMAFNDAQVTLPDVTAGNGAVQAIDAILSPHKKWSKFLKPSKTATKKGLKNLVQVCKXRKPLTSSGLTVLGIYELLLPKRDTGLLTFVEDSSNTFLMLGTWFFIPDYDVFHHL; from the exons ATGATGATTCGAGTTTGTCAAGtggctttggccttggccttggttttgAGTGTCCATGGGTATTCGAGTAAAGGTAAACCGAATTTGGTCCAGTTGGCCAAGCAATTGGGGCTGAGCGAATTTGTGGAGAGGCTCGAGGATAGCGCAATTGACCACATCATCAACCATGAAG GTTTCTTCACCATTTTTGCCCCATCCAACGATGCCTTCAAGAATGAGATGACTTATCCCGACGAGGCACCAATCAAGTCGAAAATGCTGTTCCATATTGGTCGAGGCAAGATCTATGCCAAAGACATCAAAAACGAAATGACCGTCAAAAGCCTTTTGAGCAAACGGCGTATTCGATTGAACACATACTCTAATGGAAAG GTGACGGCTAATGGAAGGGTCATCTCGTCAACCGATCATGAGGCTCGAAATGGTGTGATTCATATCATCGACGATGTTATGAGCTCTGTTTATGACCGAGCTGGATCCATCGTATCTGAATTGGACGATTGTTGCCCACAACACTCCATTGTTCTAGGGCTGATCAAGGACGCAAAATTGTATGATAAACTTAACACTCGAGGTCCACTCACTTTCCTGGCACCCAATAACGG GGCCTTCAACGAACTCCATCCTGATTTTATCatccatttgaagaagaatatCACCGCTCTTCGAACTTTCATTGCCGGACACGTTCTGCCTGGAACTTTGTACTCCCCCGGACTGCAAGACGGTATGATGGTCAAAACCTTCCGAGGTAATCAGGTCAAGGTCACGATCGCCGGTAACGGCAAAATGGCCTTTAACGATGCCCAAGTTACTTTACCCGACGTGACCGCTGGCAACGGTGCTGTCCAGGCCATTGATGCCATCCTGTCTCCCCATaaaaagtggtccaaattCTTGAAGCCGAGCAAGACTGCAACCAAGAAAGGCTTGAAGAACTTGGTTCAAGTATGCAAGGNACGCAAGCCACTGACAAGTTCTGGATTGACGGT GTTGGGCATATATGAACTTCTTCTGCCCAAGCGTGATACCGGCCTCTTGACATTTGTGGAGGACTCTTCGAACACGTTCCTCATGCTCGGAACCTGGTTTTTCATCCCAGATTACGATGTCTTCCACCACCTTTAG
- the LOC131886001 gene encoding spindle and kinetochore-associated protein 1-like translates to MSDLPVPGSVADLRAHMEARLSLCSNLVSLAQDGHPPSTVAVLNSLALALAQMKQSLRENRGLLQSWREEQAKAAALLKLMSEKKLIIDSITQKLPECPYLPQNKIAQGQTQAKTQIKTQNGHSQPPTKKGPLVRKEKPTTIVKDAVSYLTLQEFDAIPKYMLGRLSYEAINQAIDDYNQALKDKYEFYGKGFQSMSSMKDKKRYKEMKALETKETRGFQFLVSEDLKSTTHLKSESARKSIFTILRHFKRVKEVRGPGSILRYCALG, encoded by the exons ATGAGTGATCTACCCGTGCCGGGTTCGGTGGCTGATCTGCGGGCCCACATGGAGGCCCGCCTCTCACTGTGCTCGAATCTGGTGTCATTGGCCCAGGATGGCCACCCACCCTCCACTGTGGCCGTTCTCAActccttggccttggccttggctcAGATGAAGCAGAGTCTCCGGGAAAATCGGGGCCTGCTCCAATCCTGGAGAGAAGAACAGGCCAAG GCGGCCgctcttttgaaattgatgtcTGAAAAGAAGCTCATCATTGATTCCATCACTCAGAAGTTGCCTGAATGTCCTTACTTACCTCAGAACAAAATTGCCCAAGGACAGACACAAGCAAAGACCCAG ATAAAAACTCAAAATGGCCATTCTCAACCTCCGACCAAGAAAGGGCCTCTGGTCCGGAAAGAAAAACCGACCACCATTGTGAAAGATGCTGTCTCCTACTTGACCCTCCAAGAATTTGATGCCATCCCAAAATATATGTTGG GACGGTTATCCTACGAGGCCATCAATCAAGCTATTGACGACTACAACCAAGCTTTGAAAGATAAATACGAATTTTACGGCAAAGGATTCCAGTCCATGTCCTCGATGAAGGATAAGAAACGTTATAAA GAAATGAAGGCCCTCGAAACGAAGGAAACGCggggatttcaatttttggtgtCTGAAGATCTCAAATCCACCACTCATCTGAAGTCCGAGTCTGCTCGAAAGAGCATCTTTACTATCTTAAGACACTTTAAGCGCGTCAAAGAAGTTCGCGGACCTGGATCAATTTTGCGTTATTGTGCTCTGGGATAA